The following are encoded together in the Rhodothermus sp. genome:
- a CDS encoding FecR domain-containing protein, whose product MAANFNASPFWEALTPEERKALQALLEQDPRLERALIHWEALQAYLRTQLEIAVPDRRLLVLYALARSGRAMLLTPTERTELEQARPALERALQALPALETVIADITSACADFEEAWAAHFTAKRHGLRAAERRSRPLRRRPVYRWMVRLALGGVVLALAGILWWQQVGQRVEWRVAAGTSVVRTLADGSIVRLVGPAVLRYAERFDRRLELEGQAYLEVQADTRPFIVETAEAIVTVLGTRLGVRSIDGQTEVVLVEGRVALNGRGRAERPVVLAPGQRSRVIAGKTPEPPVPVRMPEALAWTGLHIFNGMPLGEIVRYLSSFYNVPIRVDTSLAVEPIVGTFAQDQPLPEILQALAATLDAQLAQSAEGYHLLPRR is encoded by the coding sequence ATGGCCGCTAATTTCAACGCATCGCCTTTCTGGGAGGCGCTGACGCCGGAAGAGCGGAAAGCGCTCCAGGCCTTGTTGGAGCAAGATCCGAGGCTGGAGCGGGCGCTGATCCACTGGGAGGCGCTACAGGCCTATCTGCGGACGCAGCTGGAGATAGCAGTGCCTGATCGGCGGCTGCTTGTGCTCTATGCGTTGGCGCGTAGTGGCCGGGCGATGTTGCTGACGCCGACGGAGCGAACCGAACTGGAGCAGGCGCGTCCGGCACTGGAGCGGGCACTGCAGGCGTTACCGGCCCTGGAGACGGTGATCGCCGATATTACTTCGGCCTGTGCCGACTTTGAGGAGGCTTGGGCCGCACACTTTACCGCCAAACGGCACGGGCTCCGGGCTGCTGAACGGCGATCGCGTCCCTTACGTCGTCGACCGGTCTATCGCTGGATGGTACGACTGGCGTTGGGGGGCGTCGTGTTGGCACTGGCCGGAATTCTCTGGTGGCAGCAGGTTGGGCAGCGGGTTGAATGGCGCGTGGCAGCAGGGACGTCTGTGGTACGCACGCTGGCCGATGGGTCTATCGTCCGCCTGGTAGGGCCGGCTGTGCTACGTTATGCCGAACGCTTTGACCGAAGGCTGGAGCTTGAAGGACAGGCATATCTGGAGGTACAGGCCGACACGCGGCCCTTTATTGTCGAAACGGCGGAAGCTATTGTCACGGTACTGGGCACCCGCCTGGGGGTGCGGAGCATCGACGGGCAAACCGAAGTGGTGCTGGTCGAAGGACGGGTGGCGCTCAACGGCCGTGGACGTGCTGAGAGGCCGGTAGTGTTGGCACCGGGACAGCGAAGCCGTGTGATAGCCGGAAAGACTCCTGAACCGCCTGTGCCGGTTCGGATGCCTGAGGCCCTGGCATGGACGGGCCTGCACATCTTCAACGGAATGCCGCTGGGCGAGATTGTCCGCTACCTTTCAAGCTTTTACAACGTTCCGATCCGGGTGGATACTTCGTTGGCCGTCGAGCCGATTGTAGGAACGTTTGCGCAGGATCAGCCACTGCCAGAAATCCTACAGGCGCTGGCGGCTACGTTGGATGCCCAGTTAGCGCAATCGGCGGAGGGATACCATCTGCTGCCTCGCCGCTGA
- a CDS encoding sigma-70 family RNA polymerase sigma factor, giving the protein MARASDISAQLVARARQGEAAAQNLLLRRLQPVLRAFFFKRLGDIPEIDDLVQNTLLRVHTGLSDLKDDARLKAFAMKAALFELQDFYRGRYHARESLYDPEQPPSVVQAGEAQELPFDLERALQALTPHARRILELRAYGYRYQEIARMLDTTEGAVKMQVKRAFAKLRQLLSCWLL; this is encoded by the coding sequence ATGGCCCGTGCGTCGGATATTTCTGCGCAGCTGGTAGCCCGCGCGCGGCAGGGTGAAGCCGCGGCGCAGAATCTGTTGTTGCGTCGGCTGCAGCCCGTGCTGCGCGCCTTCTTTTTCAAGCGCCTGGGCGACATCCCAGAAATTGATGATCTGGTTCAGAATACACTGCTTCGGGTGCACACGGGGCTCTCAGACCTGAAGGATGATGCCCGACTCAAAGCGTTTGCCATGAAAGCAGCCCTGTTTGAGCTGCAGGATTTTTATCGGGGGCGGTATCATGCCCGGGAGTCGCTTTATGATCCGGAGCAGCCGCCGTCGGTGGTGCAGGCAGGGGAGGCGCAGGAGCTACCGTTCGACCTGGAGCGTGCCCTGCAGGCGCTTACGCCACATGCCCGCCGTATTCTGGAGCTGCGGGCTTATGGCTATCGCTATCAGGAGATTGCGCGCATGCTCGATACGACAGAGGGGGCGGTCAAAATGCAGGTCAAACGAGCCTTTGCGAAGCTACGCCAGCTGTTAAGCTGCTGGTTGTTGTAG
- a CDS encoding asparaginase domain-containing protein: MKVKIFTTGGTIDKVYFDAKSAYEVGDPQIVDILREANVTIDWELETLFRKDSLELTEADRTLIVEKVRQESCPRILITHGTDTMIETAKALQGIPGKTIVLVGSLSPARFKSSDAAFNVGFALAAVQTLSPGVYIAMNGRIFSPGRVRKNREANRFEPI; the protein is encoded by the coding sequence ATGAAGGTAAAGATTTTTACCACAGGAGGTACCATCGACAAAGTGTATTTCGATGCCAAAAGTGCCTATGAAGTGGGCGATCCGCAGATCGTGGATATTCTCCGCGAAGCGAACGTTACGATCGACTGGGAGCTGGAGACGCTTTTTCGAAAAGACAGCCTGGAGCTGACCGAAGCAGATCGAACGCTTATCGTGGAAAAGGTGCGACAGGAGTCGTGCCCGCGCATTTTGATCACGCATGGGACTGACACGATGATCGAAACGGCCAAGGCGCTGCAGGGTATTCCAGGTAAAACCATCGTGCTGGTAGGTTCGCTGAGTCCGGCCCGTTTCAAAAGCAGCGATGCGGCCTTCAATGTTGGTTTTGCGCTGGCGGCTGTGCAGACGCTTTCGCCAGGCGTGTATATTGCCATGAATGGCCGTATTTTTTCTCCGGGTCGAGTGCGCAAAAACCGGGAAGCGAATCGTTTTGAACCGATCTGA
- a CDS encoding archease has protein sequence MGQNTPIWFRELDHTADTGIEVWAESLPELFERAAWGLFAILTDPEAVVPRKAVPFVLEASDVQALLVRWLSELNFYHITRRWVFSRFSIQQLTEQQLQAQAWGEPIEPSRHPIYTEVKAITYHGLQLKHQDGQWYARIIFDL, from the coding sequence ATGGGACAAAACACGCCAATCTGGTTCCGTGAGCTTGACCACACGGCTGATACCGGTATTGAAGTCTGGGCCGAATCGTTACCGGAGCTTTTCGAACGAGCGGCCTGGGGACTGTTTGCCATTCTTACCGATCCGGAAGCAGTTGTACCCCGCAAGGCTGTACCATTTGTCCTGGAGGCGTCCGACGTGCAAGCGCTGCTGGTGCGATGGCTTTCCGAATTAAACTTTTATCATATCACAAGGCGCTGGGTTTTTTCACGGTTCAGCATCCAGCAGCTCACTGAGCAACAGTTGCAGGCGCAGGCCTGGGGCGAGCCGATCGAGCCGAGTCGACATCCCATCTATACCGAAGTCAAGGCGATCACATATCATGGGCTCCAACTGAAGCATCAGGACGGGCAGTGGTATGCCCGCATTATCTTCGACCTGTAG